The genomic segment TAGGCCGGGTCTGTTGAAAACTGGCAAATTTTCCTAGCTGTTGCCGATACAGTTTTGCCGCAATGACCGATGGATCATTCTTGCCTAAACGCCGTTGCTGGGTACGAGAAATTTCAATTCCCCATAAGGGACAGGCTTTAGGACGTTCAGTTTCACGGATATACTGGTGACTCGAGCTGGCATTATTACGATCACGAGAAGATGTATCTCTGGATTTTTGCGAACGTAAGGCCGGTGCAACAATAATAAAATAAAACGCTGCAGCCAGCATAAGCAGGATAAGCACAAATTCCATAAGTACCTCGACTAATGCAGAGGAACCTGGAAAAGTTCCTCCTTAAGCGCTGACCATACGGGTGGTGGATTTCACCATGTCTCCTAAACCATGTGTTCTAAAATAATGCTCCATCCAGCTTTTTACCATGAGTGGATTGTCCAGTTTTAGTACATGTTTGAGTAATTCCTGTGCATCCGGCATCGGTACATGACAGATCGTTTTTCGGACTCTCAAAATATTACTGGAACTCATGGACAGGGTATTAAATCCCATGGCCATTAATAGTACGGCGGAGAGAGGATCACCGGCCATTTCACCACAGATACTGATCGGTTTGTTATTACGGTGACAGTCTTCTACCAGGCGGGTCAGGGCGCGCAGAATGGCTGGATGCAAATGCGAATAGACATTGGCCACACGTGGGTTATTCCGGTCTACGGCAAGTAAATACTGGGTTAAATCGTTAGAACCGACCGAAAAGAAATCAACCAGTTCAGAAAACTCATCAATCTGATGCAGTACGCTCGGTACTTCCACCATAATCCCGATTTGTGGTTTGGTAATCTTCACCTGTTCTTCTTCCTGAACGGCATGATGATCACGCTCTAATAGATACAGCGCTTCTTCAACCTCACTGACACTGGTCACCATCGGCAACAGGATGTGCAGATTATTCAGGCCGATACTGGCTTTCAGCATGGCGCGAATCTGGGAAGAGAAGATTTCAGGATGATCCAGTGTGAAACGGATACCACGCCAGCCCAGTGCTGAATTCTCTTCTTCAATCGAGAAATACGGCAGGTCTTTGTCTGCACCAATATCCAGTGTTCGCATCACCACTGGTTTATTGGCAAAGTGACTGAGCTGTTGCCGGTAAATGGCACGTTGTTCCTCTTCACCCGGGAATCGGTCACGTAGCATGAACGGGATTTCAGAGCGGTACAGGCCAACACCTTTGGCACCACGCTGTACACCACGAACCACGTCAATCATCAAGCCGGTATTTACAAACAGACGTACAGCAGTCCCATCCGGTGTAATTGCATCTTTGGTCTCGTATTGACGTAGATCTTTGGCAATCTGTTCCTCTTCTTTCTGAATTTCTTTATAACGGGTACGCAAACGGCGTGGTGGATTAATAAAGATGCGGCCCTGATGCGCATCGACAATCATCTCTACGTCATCCAGGGTATTGATGGGCAGTTCGGTCACACCCACGACAGTCGGAATA from the Acinetobacter sp. YWS30-1 genome contains:
- the ptsP gene encoding phosphoenolpyruvate--protein phosphotransferase, with the translated sequence MSNMQLDTLRRIVQEINASTSLHESLDIMVNQVAEAMHVDVCSIYLLDERNQRYLLMASKGLKPEAVGHVSLHTGEGLVGLVGQREEIVNLDNAPKHDRFLYLPETGEEIYNSFLGVPVMYRRKVMGVLVVQNKESQDFSEAAESFLVTLCAQLSGVIAHAHAVGNIDVFRKPNNLPAYKTFQGVSGSGGIALGRAIVLYPPADLGAVPDREADDISEELALLDNALNSVREEIQFLDDKMQDALMAEERALFSVFLRMLDENALPSEIKALIRDGHWAQGAVRIVIDNHVAQFAQMEDDYLRERVADLKDLGRRILAKLQEADESHRELTDESILIGEEISTAALVELPVDKIAAIVTTEGAMNSHMVIVARALGIPTVVGVTELPINTLDDVEMIVDAHQGRIFINPPRRLRTRYKEIQKEEEQIAKDLRQYETKDAITPDGTAVRLFVNTGLMIDVVRGVQRGAKGVGLYRSEIPFMLRDRFPGEEEQRAIYRQQLSHFANKPVVMRTLDIGADKDLPYFSIEEENSALGWRGIRFTLDHPEIFSSQIRAMLKASIGLNNLHILLPMVTSVSEVEEALYLLERDHHAVQEEEQVKITKPQIGIMVEVPSVLHQIDEFSELVDFFSVGSNDLTQYLLAVDRNNPRVANVYSHLHPAILRALTRLVEDCHRNNKPISICGEMAGDPLSAVLLMAMGFNTLSMSSSNILRVRKTICHVPMPDAQELLKHVLKLDNPLMVKSWMEHYFRTHGLGDMVKSTTRMVSA